The following proteins are encoded in a genomic region of Polyangia bacterium:
- a CDS encoding transposase: MPPPPDIDALSPADLKSLVLELLDERAELRRTIGALRDEIARLKGGPGRPDIKASVKPDIQPSGMEKASEAAPASPSGERQRRGPTRTKLMIHDERKLGANAPSGSRFKGYASFLVQDLVIRPLVTNFLRECWRTPDGKTLTAPLPAGVDGHFGPELRRFVLAQYHQGQVTAARLVTLLKGIGILISKRQVVRLLIAGKQSFIDEARAVLRAGLTHAAWITVDDTGARHKGKNGFCTQIGNAHFTYFATTGSKSRLNFLEVLRAGHDDYVVNEQALAYMRDRALAGPVVARLSEHPDRVFADRAAWNVHLDQLGVSALKVSPDPVTIATEGALWGSVRAHGFLANAVIVSDDAGQFNVGPHGLCWVHGERLVHKLDTFTEAQRAAQQRIRGLIWLFYRNLKAWRRHPSPPRKAVLSARFDRIFSHRSGFAKLDRLLGRQRANKNELLMVLERPDIPLHTNGSENDVRCQVEKRKISGGTRSDAGRDGRDAFLGLLKTCAKNGILFWDYLGARLKVPGCRDIPNLAQIVAALAPRPP, from the coding sequence ATGCCGCCGCCGCCGGACATCGACGCGCTTTCGCCTGCCGATCTGAAAAGCTTGGTGTTGGAGCTTTTGGACGAGCGCGCGGAACTTCGCCGAACGATCGGGGCGCTACGCGACGAGATCGCGCGGCTGAAGGGCGGCCCTGGGCGGCCGGACATCAAGGCGAGCGTCAAACCGGACATCCAGCCGAGCGGCATGGAAAAGGCGAGCGAGGCGGCGCCGGCGAGCCCGTCTGGCGAGCGCCAGCGGCGCGGCCCCACGCGGACGAAGCTGATGATCCATGACGAGCGCAAGCTCGGGGCCAATGCTCCGTCCGGCTCGCGTTTCAAAGGCTATGCGAGCTTTCTGGTTCAGGATCTGGTGATCCGCCCGCTCGTCACCAACTTCTTGAGGGAATGCTGGCGGACCCCGGACGGCAAGACGCTGACAGCGCCTTTGCCGGCGGGCGTCGACGGTCATTTCGGACCTGAACTGCGCCGCTTCGTGCTCGCCCAATATCATCAAGGACAAGTCACGGCGGCGCGACTGGTCACGTTGCTGAAAGGGATCGGCATCCTGATCTCCAAGCGACAGGTCGTTCGTCTGCTGATCGCCGGCAAGCAGAGTTTCATAGACGAGGCCCGCGCCGTGTTGCGGGCCGGCTTGACCCACGCGGCGTGGATTACAGTCGACGACACCGGGGCGCGTCACAAAGGCAAGAATGGCTTCTGCACCCAGATCGGCAACGCCCATTTCACCTATTTTGCGACCACGGGCTCGAAGAGCCGCCTCAACTTCCTCGAAGTGTTGCGGGCGGGACATGACGATTACGTCGTCAACGAACAGGCCCTGGCTTACATGCGCGACCGCGCGCTCGCCGGACCCGTCGTCGCCCGCCTCAGCGAGCATCCCGATCGCGTCTTCGCCGACCGCGCGGCCTGGAACGTTCATCTGGACCAACTCGGCGTCTCGGCTCTGAAGGTCAGCCCCGATCCCGTGACGATCGCCACCGAAGGCGCTCTGTGGGGCAGCGTCAGGGCCCATGGTTTCCTCGCCAATGCCGTGATCGTCAGCGACGACGCCGGCCAATTCAACGTCGGCCCGCACGGCCTGTGTTGGGTCCATGGCGAACGCCTGGTTCACAAACTCGATACGTTCACCGAGGCGCAACGCGCCGCGCAGCAGCGCATCCGCGGCCTGATCTGGCTGTTCTACCGCAATCTGAAGGCTTGGCGCCGCCATCCTTCTCCGCCGCGCAAGGCTGTCTTGTCGGCCCGGTTCGATCGCATCTTCAGTCACAGAAGCGGATTCGCCAAGCTCGACCGCTTGCTGGGGCGCCAGCGCGCCAACAAAAACGAATTGCTGATGGTGCTCGAGAGGCCCGATATCCCGTTGCACACCAACGGCTCCGAGAACGACGTCCGTTGCCAGGTCGAAAAACGCAAGATCAGCGGCGGAACCCGAAGCGACGCCGGCCGCGACGGCCGTGACGCCTTCCTCGGGCTCCTGAAGACCTGCGCCAAGAACGGCATCCTCTTCTGGGACTATCTGGGGGCGCGCCTCAAAGTCCCAGGTTGCCGGGACATTCCCAACCTCGCGCAAATCGTCGCCGCGCTCGCGCCCAGGCCCCCCTGA